In Propionispora vibrioides, the following proteins share a genomic window:
- the hemL gene encoding glutamate-1-semialdehyde 2,1-aminomutase has translation MGYQFVKSAAAFAEAKEYIPGGVNSPVRSFRGVGGTPPFIARAAGSRLYDIDGNEYIDYVGSWGPMILGHAHPAVTAALQKAVLQGTSYGAPTLLETELAQLIRLAFPSMELVRMVNSGTEATMSVLRLARAYTKRSRIVKFVGCYHGHHDSLLVKAGSGAATLGVPDSPGVPASVAGGTISVPYNDADALAQVFAQYGDDIAAVIIEPVAGNMGLVPPREGYLQQVRDITGSYGSLLIFDEVMCGFRVAYGGAQALFGIKPDLTCLGKVIGGGLPVGAYGGRRDIMEHIAPAGPVYQAGTLSGNPLAMSAGIATLRTLTADPDMYRKLTGKTAALAVGLRNQAERYGLSLQFHQLGSMFGLFFTDQPVYDYDSATTADTEAFAIYFHTMLENGIYLAPSQFEAGFMSAAHSEADIAATIAASAKAFAKVAERNRTK, from the coding sequence ATGGGATATCAGTTTGTGAAATCAGCGGCTGCCTTTGCTGAAGCGAAAGAATATATTCCGGGCGGTGTCAACAGTCCGGTGCGGTCCTTTCGCGGTGTGGGCGGCACGCCGCCGTTCATCGCCCGGGCGGCCGGCAGCCGTCTCTATGATATAGACGGCAATGAATATATTGATTATGTCGGTTCCTGGGGACCGATGATTCTCGGCCATGCCCATCCGGCTGTGACCGCGGCGCTGCAGAAGGCTGTCCTGCAGGGGACCAGCTATGGGGCGCCGACCCTGCTGGAGACAGAGCTGGCTCAGTTGATTCGCCTTGCCTTTCCGTCGATGGAGCTGGTGCGGATGGTAAATTCGGGCACCGAGGCGACCATGAGTGTTTTGCGCCTGGCCCGGGCCTATACCAAGCGGAGCCGGATCGTGAAATTTGTCGGCTGCTACCATGGACACCATGACAGCCTGCTGGTCAAGGCCGGTTCCGGTGCCGCCACACTGGGCGTTCCCGACAGCCCCGGCGTGCCGGCCAGCGTGGCCGGCGGCACCATCAGTGTGCCCTATAACGATGCCGATGCGCTGGCTCAGGTGTTTGCTCAATACGGAGACGATATCGCTGCCGTGATTATTGAACCGGTGGCCGGTAATATGGGACTGGTGCCGCCCCGTGAAGGCTACCTGCAGCAGGTCCGGGATATTACCGGTTCCTATGGTTCCTTGCTGATCTTCGACGAAGTCATGTGCGGTTTCCGCGTCGCTTACGGCGGTGCGCAGGCTTTGTTCGGCATTAAACCCGACCTGACCTGCCTGGGCAAAGTAATCGGCGGTGGCTTACCGGTAGGTGCTTATGGCGGCCGCCGGGATATTATGGAGCATATTGCGCCGGCCGGTCCGGTATACCAGGCGGGGACGCTGAGCGGCAATCCGCTGGCTATGTCGGCGGGGATTGCCACCTTGCGGACGCTGACCGCCGATCCGGACATGTACCGCAAGCTGACTGGAAAGACGGCCGCCTTGGCAGTCGGACTGCGCAATCAGGCGGAACGGTACGGCCTTTCCCTGCAGTTTCATCAGCTTGGTTCTATGTTCGGCCTGTTCTTTACCGACCAACCGGTATATGATTATGACAGCGCCACTACGGCTGATACGGAAGCCTTTGCTATCTATTTTCACACCATGCTGGAAAATGGCATCTACCTGGCTCCCTCCCAGTTTGAGGCAGGATTCATGTCGGCTGCCCACAGCGAGGCGGACATTGCCGCCACGATTGCCGCCAGTGCCAAAGCGTTTGCCAAGGTGGCCGAACGCAACCGAACCAAATAA
- the hemB gene encoding porphobilinogen synthase, translating to MTMPFIRPRRLRVSAGIRKLVRETELQAGDFVYPLFVVPGDNLEEEIGSMPGVCHYSPDKAVVVAREAYELGIPAVLVFGLPAYKDEQGSSAWDDASPVQEAVRRIKAALPELTVITDVCLCQYTSHGHCGHLVGQTVDNDSTLELLAKTAVSHARAGADMVAPSDMMDGRVLAIRQALDQQGYTDVSIMSYAVKYASAFYGPFRDAADSAPQTGDRKSYQMDPANAREALREAALDVEEGADILMVKPALVYLDIVRQVKDNFDLPVAAYNVSGEYAMVKAATANGWVDERRIVLETLLSMKRSGADIIITYHALDAARWLREEA from the coding sequence ATGACTATGCCGTTTATTCGTCCCCGGCGCCTCAGAGTTTCGGCGGGGATCAGAAAACTGGTCAGGGAAACCGAGCTGCAAGCAGGCGATTTTGTCTATCCCCTGTTTGTGGTGCCGGGAGATAATCTGGAAGAAGAAATTGGTTCCATGCCGGGAGTATGCCATTACTCTCCGGATAAAGCAGTGGTTGTGGCCCGGGAAGCCTATGAACTGGGGATTCCGGCCGTGCTGGTGTTCGGTTTGCCTGCCTATAAAGACGAGCAGGGCTCCAGCGCCTGGGATGACGCCAGTCCCGTACAGGAGGCGGTGCGCCGGATCAAAGCGGCCTTGCCGGAGCTTACGGTAATTACCGACGTCTGTTTGTGCCAATATACCAGTCACGGTCATTGCGGTCATTTGGTAGGGCAGACGGTAGACAACGATAGCACGCTGGAGCTGCTGGCCAAAACCGCTGTCAGTCACGCGCGGGCCGGCGCCGATATGGTCGCCCCGTCGGATATGATGGACGGCCGGGTGCTGGCCATCCGTCAGGCACTCGATCAGCAAGGGTATACCGATGTGTCCATCATGTCCTATGCCGTCAAATACGCCTCGGCTTTTTACGGCCCCTTCCGCGATGCCGCTGATTCGGCGCCGCAGACCGGTGACCGCAAAAGCTACCAGATGGATCCCGCCAATGCCCGCGAGGCGCTGCGCGAAGCGGCGCTGGATGTGGAGGAAGGCGCCGATATTCTGATGGTTAAGCCGGCGCTTGTCTATTTGGATATTGTCCGGCAGGTGAAGGATAATTTTGATCTGCCTGTGGCCGCATATAATGTGAGCGGCGAGTACGCGATGGTCAAGGCGGCCACTGCCAACGGCTGGGTCGATGAACGGCGGATTGTGCTGGAAACGCTGCTTAGCATGAAACGGAGCGGTGCCGATATCATTATTACCTACCATGCGCTGGATGCGGCCCGGTGGCTGCGCGAAGAAGCTTAG
- the cobA gene encoding uroporphyrinogen-III C-methyltransferase, producing the protein MKQGMVYLVGAGPGDYKLISVKALECIEAADVLVYDRLADERLLDHARPEAELIYVGKASSAHTMKQEDINQVLVEKALAGKIVVRLKGGDPFVFGRGGEEALELIASGLPFEVVPGITSAISVPAYAGIPVTHRGVATSFAVVTGHEDPTKAESTIHWDKLATGVDTLVFLMGVENLSYITTKLQEYGRPATTPAAVIRWGTKPEQRVLVTTVGEAARQVAEQQIKPPAIFIVGEVVSLREKLAWFDKRPLFGQEVLVTRSREQASVLSARLESLGAECLEAPAIKIIPPDSYAKLDQAIGELSQYHWVIFTSVNGVEYFFRRLAEFDLDARALCGLKVAAIGTPTANRLKEHGIRADLVPVEFRAEGVIEALQGRVEAGMRVLIPRAAVARDVLPEQLREMGVSVNVAPAYQTVSGDVEGAALASRLAADEIDLVTFTSSSTVTNLLQLLGPEGASLLQKTKVACIGPITATTCAEQGIKPDVVAREYSIDGLVAAILEQYGQ; encoded by the coding sequence ATGAAACAAGGTATGGTATATTTGGTGGGGGCAGGCCCCGGTGATTATAAATTAATTAGTGTCAAAGCTCTGGAGTGCATCGAAGCGGCCGACGTGCTGGTTTACGACCGGTTGGCCGACGAGCGGCTGCTGGATCATGCCCGGCCGGAAGCCGAGCTGATTTATGTGGGTAAGGCTTCCAGCGCCCATACGATGAAACAGGAAGACATCAACCAGGTACTGGTGGAGAAGGCGCTGGCCGGCAAAATAGTGGTCCGTCTAAAAGGCGGCGATCCCTTTGTGTTCGGCCGGGGCGGCGAAGAGGCTTTAGAACTGATAGCCAGCGGCCTGCCGTTTGAGGTAGTGCCCGGCATTACCTCGGCTATTTCGGTGCCGGCCTATGCCGGTATCCCGGTTACCCATCGCGGGGTGGCTACGTCGTTTGCTGTTGTTACCGGCCATGAGGACCCGACCAAGGCTGAATCGACCATTCACTGGGATAAACTGGCGACCGGTGTGGACACGCTGGTGTTTTTGATGGGCGTGGAAAATTTGTCTTACATAACAACTAAGCTGCAGGAATACGGCCGGCCGGCCACTACGCCTGCCGCCGTTATCCGCTGGGGGACCAAGCCCGAGCAGCGGGTGCTGGTTACCACGGTAGGTGAGGCAGCCCGGCAGGTGGCCGAGCAGCAAATCAAGCCGCCGGCGATTTTTATCGTAGGTGAGGTCGTGTCTTTACGGGAGAAGCTGGCTTGGTTTGACAAGCGGCCGCTCTTTGGGCAAGAGGTGCTGGTAACCCGCTCGCGGGAACAGGCCAGCGTACTGAGTGCCCGGCTGGAGAGCCTGGGGGCCGAGTGTCTTGAAGCGCCGGCGATTAAGATTATACCGCCGGACAGTTATGCCAAACTGGACCAGGCTATTGGCGAATTGTCCCAGTATCACTGGGTTATTTTTACCAGTGTCAATGGGGTGGAATACTTTTTCCGGCGGCTGGCCGAGTTCGATCTGGATGCCCGAGCCTTGTGCGGCCTAAAGGTTGCCGCCATCGGTACGCCGACCGCCAACCGGTTGAAGGAACACGGTATCCGGGCTGATCTGGTGCCTGTCGAATTCCGGGCGGAAGGTGTGATCGAAGCCCTGCAGGGCCGGGTTGAGGCCGGCATGCGGGTCTTGATTCCCCGCGCCGCCGTGGCCCGCGATGTGTTGCCGGAACAGCTGCGGGAAATGGGCGTGAGTGTTAATGTAGCGCCGGCTTACCAGACGGTAAGCGGTGATGTGGAGGGGGCTGCTTTGGCCAGCCGGCTGGCAGCGGACGAGATTGATCTGGTGACCTTTACCAGTTCATCGACAGTAACCAATTTGTTGCAACTGCTGGGACCCGAAGGAGCCTCGCTGCTGCAAAAGACCAAAGTGGCCTGCATTGGTCCGATTACTGCGACCACCTGCGCCGAGCAGGGCATCAAACCCGATGTGGTTGCCAGGGAATACAGCATTGACGGCCTGGTAGCCGCTATATTAGAACAATATGGTCAATAA
- the hemC gene encoding hydroxymethylbilane synthase encodes MKNELVIGTRGSKLALWQAEHVARLIAGKYPGVKVTLKHIVTTGDKILDVPLAKIGGKGLFTKELEHAMLAGEIDLAVHSLKDMPTALPEGLELAAITERVDPGDALISPLYGELDKLPLGARVGTSSLRRKAQLLNYRPDLRICDLRGNLDTRLNKLDNGDLDAIVLAVAGLVRLGWQQRISQILPKHICLPAVGQGALAIETRSADRDVLAAVRFLNHPATEAAATAERAYLKEVEGGCQIPLGVYGTLEAGELMLQAVILSPDGTTVIRDSVTGPASAADELGVTLARRMLAAGGREILAAL; translated from the coding sequence GTGAAGAACGAACTTGTTATCGGTACGCGCGGAAGTAAGCTGGCGCTGTGGCAGGCTGAGCATGTAGCCAGGCTGATTGCCGGGAAATATCCGGGAGTCAAGGTGACATTAAAGCATATTGTTACAACAGGCGATAAGATTCTGGACGTACCTTTGGCCAAAATCGGCGGCAAAGGGCTGTTTACCAAGGAATTGGAGCATGCCATGCTGGCCGGGGAGATTGACCTGGCGGTTCACAGTCTAAAGGACATGCCGACGGCGCTGCCCGAAGGACTGGAACTGGCGGCCATTACCGAACGGGTCGATCCGGGCGACGCGCTGATCAGTCCGCTCTATGGCGAACTGGACAAGCTGCCGCTGGGGGCCCGGGTGGGTACATCCAGCCTGCGACGCAAGGCTCAATTGCTTAATTATCGTCCGGACCTGAGAATTTGTGATTTGCGGGGCAACTTGGATACCCGCCTGAATAAACTGGACAACGGCGATCTGGATGCCATTGTGCTGGCGGTGGCCGGCCTGGTGCGGCTGGGCTGGCAGCAGCGGATCAGCCAGATTCTGCCGAAGCATATTTGTTTGCCTGCCGTCGGGCAGGGGGCACTGGCTATCGAGACGCGCAGTGCCGACCGGGATGTACTGGCGGCAGTGCGGTTTTTGAACCACCCGGCCACGGAGGCTGCGGCTACGGCGGAGCGGGCTTATCTCAAGGAAGTGGAAGGCGGTTGCCAGATTCCGCTGGGTGTGTACGGTACGCTGGAAGCTGGCGAACTCATGTTACAGGCCGTCATTTTATCGCCTGACGGGACAACCGTCATTCGTGATTCGGTAACCGGACCGGCGTCAGCGGCGGATGAGCTGGGCGTCACGTTGGCCAGACGGATGCTGGCGGCCGGCGGCCGTGAAATACTGGCGGCGTTATAG
- the hemA gene encoding glutamyl-tRNA reductase translates to MQLVVVGLNHKTASVDIRECFSFSEEQVKAALRHMDTREEIDECVILSTCNRTEMYAVVDDLEDGLEVMQALLRRMSEVQESVEPHLYIYTEERCMEHLFRVSSSLDSLVIGEGQILSQVKKAYSIAREVGMTSTVLNTLFNRAIAVGKKVRTQTRIAYNAVSVSYAAVELAKHAIGDLSTVNVLLLGAGEMSELTARHLVENGVNTVFVSNRRFERAALLADKFKGVAVPFEDFMKSAVKADIVITSTGAPHYIIRTLDVAHLMPKRQGRPIIFIDIAVPRDVEPEVAAIAGVNLYNIDDLEAVVECNIHEREQEARLAEEIIAEELSGLVAKFRYLSYQPTMALLADKAETIRQREVKRALAKLPDCSPEERKVLENMSRMLVRKLLRDPMVRMNEAAMTGNEAPYLEAVRTLFKLDAIGEGGHSEERTCYRYARK, encoded by the coding sequence ATGCAGTTAGTTGTTGTGGGATTAAACCATAAAACGGCATCGGTGGACATCCGGGAGTGTTTTTCTTTTTCCGAAGAGCAGGTCAAGGCGGCTCTCCGGCATATGGACACCCGGGAGGAAATTGACGAATGCGTGATTTTGTCGACCTGCAACCGCACTGAAATGTATGCGGTGGTGGATGATCTGGAGGATGGGCTTGAAGTGATGCAGGCTCTGCTGCGGCGCATGTCGGAGGTCCAGGAGTCGGTGGAACCTCATTTATATATTTATACGGAAGAGCGCTGTATGGAGCACCTGTTCCGGGTGTCGTCCAGTCTGGACTCGCTGGTTATCGGCGAGGGGCAAATCCTCAGCCAGGTAAAAAAAGCCTACAGCATCGCCCGCGAGGTAGGGATGACCAGTACGGTGCTTAACACCCTGTTTAACCGGGCTATTGCGGTGGGCAAGAAGGTTCGCACCCAAACCAGGATTGCCTATAATGCCGTGTCGGTCAGCTATGCCGCCGTGGAATTGGCCAAGCATGCCATCGGCGACCTGTCGACGGTCAATGTGCTGCTCTTAGGGGCCGGCGAAATGAGCGAACTGACGGCGCGCCATCTGGTGGAAAACGGCGTAAATACCGTGTTTGTATCCAACCGGCGGTTTGAACGGGCGGCTTTGCTGGCCGACAAGTTCAAGGGAGTGGCCGTCCCGTTTGAGGACTTTATGAAAAGCGCGGTGAAGGCCGATATCGTGATTACCTCCACCGGGGCACCGCACTATATTATCCGGACGCTGGATGTGGCTCACCTGATGCCGAAGCGCCAAGGCCGGCCGATTATCTTTATCGACATTGCCGTGCCTCGCGATGTGGAGCCGGAAGTGGCGGCAATTGCCGGGGTAAATTTATATAATATTGACGACCTGGAAGCAGTCGTCGAATGCAATATTCATGAACGGGAACAGGAGGCCCGCCTGGCGGAAGAAATCATCGCCGAGGAACTGTCCGGACTGGTGGCTAAATTCCGTTATCTGTCCTATCAGCCGACCATGGCTTTGCTGGCGGATAAAGCGGAAACCATCCGGCAGCGGGAAGTGAAACGGGCGCTGGCCAAGCTGCCTGACTGCAGCCCGGAGGAACGCAAGGTACTGGAAAATATGTCCCGCATGCTGGTGCGAAAGCTGTTGCGTGATCCCATGGTGCGGATGAATGAAGCGGCGATGACGGGCAACGAGGCGCCGTATCTGGAAGCGGTGCGGACCTTGTTTAAACTAGACGCAATAGGAGAGGGCGGACACAGTGAAGAACGAACTTGTTATCGGTACGCGCGGAAGTAA
- a CDS encoding precorrin-2 dehydrogenase/sirohydrochlorin ferrochelatase family protein yields MTYPVNLHLEGRHCAVIGGGGVAERKVRALLEAKARVTVISPVLTSWLQDRLAAGHLVQWAVPYSGQPLTGYFLVFCTTNRREVNRLAAAAARQAGALVNLADDGEGSDFTIPSQVRRGDLLLTVSTGGKSPALSRRLREELAERYGSEYGLYLERLAALREEIKTVLADSKDREAFWRQALDEEILKLLKQGRIEEAEEKIQHAVSCCGIKP; encoded by the coding sequence GTGACCTATCCGGTGAATTTGCACCTGGAGGGACGGCACTGCGCCGTGATCGGCGGTGGCGGTGTGGCAGAGCGGAAAGTGCGGGCCTTGCTGGAAGCAAAGGCCCGGGTGACGGTCATCAGCCCGGTGCTGACTTCCTGGCTGCAGGACAGGCTGGCGGCGGGGCACCTTGTGCAATGGGCCGTCCCGTACAGTGGACAGCCTTTAACCGGTTACTTTCTGGTGTTTTGCACTACCAACCGGCGGGAGGTCAACCGTTTGGCAGCCGCGGCGGCGCGGCAAGCCGGCGCGCTGGTCAATCTGGCCGATGACGGGGAAGGCAGTGATTTTACCATCCCGTCTCAGGTGCGGCGCGGGGATTTGCTGCTCACTGTATCGACGGGCGGCAAAAGTCCGGCACTATCCCGACGGCTCAGGGAAGAACTGGCCGAACGCTACGGCAGTGAATACGGCCTGTATCTGGAACGGCTGGCTGCGCTGCGCGAGGAGATCAAAACCGTCCTGGCGGACTCGAAAGACCGGGAGGCTTTTTGGCGTCAGGCCCTGGACGAAGAAATACTTAAGCTGCTGAAACAAGGCAGGATTGAGGAAGCGGAGGAAAAGATACAACATGCAGTTAGTTGTTGTGGGATTAAACCATAA
- the mrdA gene encoding penicillin-binding protein 2 → MWDKQELEKREKLRVLIVIIIGVAVLLIGRLAWMQLIQGPQYKKTAESNRIRNITQTAPRGTIYDRNGNILVANRPSFAVSIIPAEYNNAAEATPLLAAITGLTEDEINARLAKGQSKAYDPVRLKRDADAAMLAKIQERKQYLPGVIIEAMPVRQYVYQSLGAHVLGYLGSISDDEYERLKAQGYSPNDVVGQSGLEERWEPNLRGVDGAVQIEVNVQGEEVARLGEKAAIPGSNLITTLDVNIQKAAEDALAAQVNRSRGSGEPAQGGCAVVLDVATGGVLALASTPAFDPNAFAAGISNQAWQKLVTDSHNPLTNRAIQSEYPPGSVFKIVTASAALDTGQTNADEVFWDKGVYVYQGWSFYGWDTNGLGKLTLVDALAWSSDPVFYELGRRVGVDRLADYARTFGFGELSGIALSGEVAGIVPTIAWKQATYGEEWYAGETLIDAIGQGYYLATPLQQALLLMAVANRGPVYRPRLVDQVVGPDGQVKQAYSPELLRTVYLAPQHWAVLQQGLRQVVAAGTGAGVFKDFKPAIAGKSGSAETGRGTTHSWFACYAPAEQPRIAVAVLIDEGGEGSAAAAPVVRAILERYFSLYGS, encoded by the coding sequence ATGTGGGATAAACAGGAACTGGAAAAGCGGGAAAAACTGCGGGTACTGATCGTCATCATTATTGGCGTAGCGGTATTGTTGATTGGACGGCTGGCCTGGATGCAGCTGATCCAGGGGCCCCAGTATAAAAAGACGGCCGAAAGCAACCGGATTCGCAATATTACACAGACGGCGCCGCGGGGAACGATCTATGACCGCAACGGGAATATTCTGGTTGCCAACCGGCCCAGCTTTGCCGTTTCGATCATTCCCGCCGAATATAATAATGCCGCCGAGGCAACGCCGCTGCTGGCCGCCATCACCGGTCTGACTGAGGATGAGATTAATGCGAGGCTGGCCAAAGGGCAGAGTAAAGCCTATGATCCGGTTCGTTTAAAGCGGGATGCCGATGCGGCCATGCTGGCCAAAATACAGGAACGCAAACAATATCTGCCCGGGGTGATCATTGAGGCTATGCCGGTGCGCCAGTATGTGTATCAGTCGCTGGGAGCCCATGTGCTGGGTTATCTGGGCAGCATTAGTGATGACGAGTATGAGCGGCTCAAGGCCCAGGGCTATAGCCCGAACGATGTGGTAGGTCAGAGCGGTCTGGAGGAACGGTGGGAACCCAATCTGCGCGGTGTGGACGGCGCAGTGCAAATTGAAGTGAATGTGCAGGGCGAAGAGGTGGCCAGGCTGGGTGAAAAGGCGGCTATTCCCGGCAGCAATCTCATAACCACCCTGGATGTTAATATACAAAAGGCTGCTGAGGACGCGCTGGCGGCGCAGGTAAATCGCAGCCGTGGCAGCGGAGAGCCGGCCCAGGGCGGTTGCGCCGTCGTGCTGGATGTGGCCACCGGCGGGGTGTTGGCGCTGGCCAGTACGCCTGCTTTCGATCCCAATGCCTTTGCCGCCGGTATTAGCAACCAGGCGTGGCAGAAGCTGGTGACGGACAGCCATAATCCGCTGACCAACCGGGCTATTCAGAGTGAATATCCGCCAGGCTCGGTGTTTAAGATTGTCACGGCGAGCGCTGCGCTGGATACAGGTCAGACTAATGCCGACGAGGTTTTCTGGGATAAAGGTGTATATGTCTATCAGGGTTGGAGTTTTTATGGTTGGGATACCAACGGCCTGGGCAAACTGACCCTGGTCGATGCTCTGGCCTGGTCCAGTGATCCGGTGTTTTATGAACTGGGCCGGCGGGTTGGCGTGGATAGGCTGGCCGACTATGCCCGGACCTTTGGCTTTGGTGAGCTCAGCGGCATCGCTTTGTCGGGCGAAGTGGCGGGCATTGTCCCGACGATAGCCTGGAAGCAGGCTACTTACGGAGAAGAGTGGTATGCCGGAGAAACGCTGATTGACGCCATTGGCCAGGGCTATTATCTGGCGACGCCCCTGCAGCAGGCGCTGCTGCTTATGGCGGTAGCCAATCGCGGCCCGGTATACCGGCCTCGCCTGGTCGACCAGGTGGTCGGTCCCGATGGGCAGGTGAAGCAGGCGTATTCGCCGGAACTGCTGCGGACGGTCTATTTGGCACCGCAGCACTGGGCGGTGCTGCAGCAGGGGCTGCGACAGGTGGTGGCGGCCGGCACGGGGGCAGGGGTATTTAAGGATTTTAAGCCCGCCATAGCCGGTAAGAGCGGTTCGGCCGAAACCGGCCGTGGCACCACCCATTCCTGGTTCGCCTGTTATGCGCCGGCGGAGCAGCCAAGGATTGCTGTGGCCGTGCTGATCGATGAGGGCGGCGAGGGTTCGGCGGCGGCCGCGCCGGTAGTCCGGGCCATTCTGGAGCGTTATTTTAGCCTGTATGGCAGCTGA
- a CDS encoding LCP family protein, whose product MARLEERLSQQRGKKKHSVWLFLAAVFSMVVVAMATYYWFVSGGDFEKATKRAGSTLIGTGKVNILVLGVDERSDDVGRSDTMFVITVDKDTKSVSMLSVPRDTRVKIPGHGWDKINHAYAEGGHELSIKAVEGLLDMPIDYYALINFSGFKKIIDAVGGIDVNVEKRMYYEDPYDGDGFVINLKPGLQHMDGKTAIQYVRYRDEEGDIGRVARQQKFVKALMDEVASPAVIPKLPSLIKELSSAVKTDMSASEMLNLAKILNDASKQGLHADMVPGKPAYIDDISYWIPDLVALRQHMANIMDLKTDLKYQANAKQEASEYERSIPKEMKVLDPPPVKTADKTDDKESDKDKATAKADKDKDKDKTGGTKQTDKAMLPPPARLSVEVLNASGVAGAGDKMAALLRNQGLQVTSVSSITNTYKTTTVIANTANSAVINRLSGLPFDYSLQVSRDDSKDTQATVIIGKDFAGK is encoded by the coding sequence ATGGCACGTTTGGAGGAGCGCCTTTCCCAGCAGCGTGGCAAGAAGAAGCATTCCGTATGGCTGTTTCTGGCTGCCGTATTCAGCATGGTTGTGGTAGCGATGGCTACCTATTACTGGTTTGTCAGCGGCGGTGATTTTGAAAAAGCGACAAAACGGGCAGGCAGCACCCTGATTGGGACGGGAAAAGTAAATATATTGGTTCTTGGGGTAGATGAGCGTAGCGATGATGTGGGTCGTTCCGATACGATGTTTGTCATTACCGTGGACAAGGATACCAAATCGGTGTCCATGCTGTCCGTACCGCGGGATACCCGCGTGAAAATTCCCGGCCATGGCTGGGATAAGATCAATCACGCCTATGCGGAAGGCGGTCATGAACTGTCGATCAAGGCCGTCGAAGGACTTCTGGATATGCCGATCGACTATTATGCCCTGATTAATTTTTCCGGCTTTAAGAAAATCATTGATGCCGTTGGCGGTATTGATGTTAATGTGGAAAAACGGATGTACTATGAAGATCCTTATGATGGCGACGGATTCGTGATCAATCTGAAACCGGGCTTGCAGCATATGGACGGCAAAACAGCCATTCAATATGTCCGTTACCGTGATGAAGAGGGCGACATCGGCCGGGTGGCCCGGCAGCAGAAGTTTGTCAAAGCCTTAATGGATGAGGTGGCCAGTCCGGCCGTCATTCCAAAACTGCCGTCGTTGATTAAGGAACTCAGCTCGGCCGTTAAGACCGACATGTCGGCCAGTGAAATGCTCAATCTGGCCAAAATATTGAACGATGCGTCCAAACAGGGCCTGCATGCCGATATGGTACCGGGCAAACCGGCCTATATTGACGATATCAGCTACTGGATACCCGATTTGGTTGCCCTGCGTCAGCATATGGCCAATATTATGGATCTGAAAACAGACCTTAAATACCAGGCTAACGCGAAACAGGAGGCTTCCGAATACGAAAGATCCATTCCGAAAGAGATGAAGGTCCTTGATCCGCCACCGGTTAAGACGGCGGACAAGACGGACGATAAGGAAAGCGATAAGGACAAAGCAACTGCCAAGGCGGACAAGGATAAGGATAAAGATAAAACCGGTGGAACCAAGCAAACCGATAAAGCCATGCTGCCGCCGCCGGCCCGGTTGTCGGTGGAAGTGCTCAATGCCAGCGGTGTGGCCGGGGCGGGCGATAAAATGGCTGCCCTGCTCCGGAATCAGGGCCTCCAGGTAACCAGCGTGTCGTCGATTACCAATACGTATAAGACCACCACGGTGATTGCCAATACGGCGAACAGCGCCGTGATCAACCGTTTAAGCGGTTTGCCTTTTGACTATTCCTTGCAGGTTTCCAGAGATGACAGCAAGGACACCCAAGCTACGGTCATCATTGGCAAGGATTTCGCAGGGAAATAG